From the genome of Streptomyces sp. NBC_00523:
AGCTGGAACTGCAGCGGAGTGCCGCGGTTCCAGGAGGCGTCGAACTCCTCGCCGGTGGAGAAGGCGACACCCACGTAGTGGACGGAGACCGTCTGGCCGGCCTTGGCCTCGGCGCCCTCGCCCTCCCAGATGTCCTTGATCTCCAGGTCGGCCGGCGGCTCGCCACCCGGGAAGTCGATCTCGGGCTTCTCGATGCTCACTGACTTGCTCCTCTTACAGATGAACTGGGCAACCGGGACAGTCTTACATCTTCGCCAGGAGGTCCACGGCGAAGACCAGCGTGGAGTTGGCGGGCACGCCCGACTGCTCCTTGTCACCGAGGCCCTGGTCCGGCGGCACGACCAGCAGCACCCGGCTGCCGATCTTCTTGCCGACCAGGCCGTCCTTCAGACCCTTGAGGGTGACCTGCGCCAGCGGGAAGGTCTGCGTCTTGCCCGTGGTGTACGTGTTGTCGAACTCCTTGCCGTCCTTCCAGAGCTTGGCCACGTAGTTCACGACGACCGAGTCGGTCTCCTTGACCACGTCGCCCTTGGACTCCAGCACGTAGTTGGAGACCAGCTTCTTCGGCGGGGTGACCTTGCTCGGGATGGTCAGGCTCGGCGCCTTGCCGTCGGTGTTGGTGCCCACCTTCGGCAGGTCCATGTTGTCCTGGGCGACGGCGGTGCCCTTGGCCGAGGCCGGGATCTGCTTCGCCTTCAGGATGTCCACGACGAAGACCAGCGTGGCGTTCGGCTTGATGTCGCCCTGGCCCTGGGCCCCGTAACCGAGGTCCGGCGGGATGACCAGCTGAACCCTGCTGCCGACCTTCTGGCCGACCAGGCCCTTCTCCCAGCCCTGGATGACCATGCCTGCGCCGAGCGTCAGGTCGAACGGCTGCTTGCGGTCGAAGCTGTTGTCGAACGGCTTGGTGGAGTCGTACGCCTGGCCGAGGTAGTTGACCTGGGTGACGTCGCCGTTCTTCAGCTTCGCGCCGTCGCCCTCGCTGATGACCTTGGTCTTCAGCTCCTTGGGCGGCGTACCCGTGCCCTTGGCCAGGGTGGGCTTCTCGCCGAACTTCTCGCCCGCGGTGATGGCGGGGAAGCCGCCCTTGGAGGGGGCGGACGCGGAGGCGGAAGCGGAGTCGGAGCCCTTGTCGTCGTCGCTGCCGCAGGCCGCTGACGACAACAGCAGCAGGGGGACGACGAGAAGGCCGGCAAGTCGGCGCACTGGTTCCTCAGATCTCAGACGGCATATGTGGGGGACACGCCCCGGGGGTCCGGGGACCCCGCCACTCTAGGCCGTGCGAAGGGCCCCGTACGAGGAACGTACGGGGCCCGAGTCGCGCCGACGCCGGAGCGTATCCTGCGCCTCACATACCCGCGATCAGCTTCTCCACCCGGTCGTCCACCGACCGGAACGGGTCCTTGCACAGCACCGTGCGCTGCGCCTGGTCGTTGAGCTTGAGGTGCACCCAGTCGACGGTGAAGTCCCGCCGCTGCTCCTGGGCCCGCCGGATGAAGTCCCCGCGCAGCCGCGCCCTGGTCGTCTGCGGGGGCACCGACTTGCCCTCGAAGATCTTCAGGTCGTTGCAGATGCGGGCGGCCTGCCCCTTGCGCTCCAGCAGGTAGTACAGCCCCCGCCGGCGGTGGATGTCGTGGTAGGCGAGGTCTATCTGCGCGACCCGCGGATTCGACATGGTCATGTTGTGCTTGGCCCGGTACCGCTCGATGAGCTTGTACTTCATGACCCAGTCGATCTCGGTGTCGATCCGGTCGAGGTCCTCGGCCTCGATCGCGTCGAGCGTGCGGCCCCAGAGTTCGAGGACGCGCTCGACGTTGCCGGTGCGGATGCCGCGGCGGTCCACGAAGTCCACGGCCTTCTCGTAGTACTCGCGCTGCACCTCTATGGCCGACGCCTCCCGGCCACTGGCGAGGCGGACCTTGCGCTGCCCGGTGGTGTCGTGGCTGACCTCGCGGATCGCCCGGATCGGGTTCTCCAGGGTCAGGTCACGCATCACCGTGCCCGCCTCGATCATGCGGAGCACCAGATCGGTCGCGCCGACCTTGAGCAGCATGGTCGTCTCGGACATGTTGGAGTCCCCGACGATGACGTGGAGGCGGCGGTAGCGCTCCGCGTCCGCGTGCGGCTCGTCGCGGGTGTTGATGATCGGGCGGGAGCGCGTCGTCGCGGAGCTGACGCCCTCCCAGATGTGCTCGGCACGCTGGCTGACGCAGTAGACCGCGCCCCGGGGGGTCTGGAGCACCTTGCCGGCGCCGCAGATCAGCTGCCTGGTGACGAGGAAGGGAATGAGGATGTCCGCGAGGCGGGAGAATTCCCCGTGCCGGGCCACGAGGTAGTTCTCGTGGCAGCCGTAGGAGTTTCCCGCGGAGTCGGTGTTGTTCTTGAAGAGATAGACGTCGCCGGCGATTCCCTCCTCGTGCAGGCGGCGTTCGGCGTCGACGAGCAGGCCCTCGAGAATGCGCTCGCCGGCCTTGTCGTGGGTGACCAGTTCGGTCAGGTTGTCGCATTCGGGGGTTGCATATTCCGGATGCGATCCCACGTCGAGGTAGAGGCGGGCGCCGTTCCGCAGAAAGACATTGCTGCTGCGGCCCCATGACACAACACGGCGGAAGAGGTAGCGCGCCACTTCATCAGGAGACAGTCGGCGCTGTCCCCTGAACGTGCACGTGACGCCGTACTCGTTCTCCAGCCCGAAAATGCGGCGGTCCATGACTGAACATTACGCCTGATGGCCCGAGCTGAAACCGGGTTCGACGGCACCGTTTCGATCATTTTCCGACCCGTGCACCGCTACGGCGGTACGGGCGGGAGCCGCGAGTACCGATCCGGTGGCCAGGAGAACGAGCAGCGCCGCCACTCCACCGGCCCCCGCGACCGCGAAGCTCCACGCCGTCCCGCCCAGCTCGACGGCCGGACCGGCCACCGCCGTCCCCACGGCCGCGCCCACCCCGAAGGTCGTCACGAGCCACGAGAACGCCTCCGTCACCGTCCCCCGGGGCGCGTGCCGGTCGACCACGATGAACGAGCACGCGACGGCCGGGGCGAGGAACACCCCGGAGACGGCCGCCAGCACGGTCATCGCGACCGGGCCGGGCGTCAGCACCAGCGGCAGATAGCCCACCGCGAGCAGCGCCACGATGACCCGCAGCCGCCGCTCCGGCGCCCCCGCCCACTGCCGCGCCCCGTACACCACCCCGCCGAGCAGGGCGCCGAGGCCTAGCGCGGCCATCAGCCAGCCGTACACCGATTCCCGGCCCCGGTCGTCCGCGTACGCCATCGCGGCCACCGTGATCGAGCCCAGCGCCAGGCCCACGAAGAAGAACGAGCCGAGCAGCGCCAGGAGCCCGGGCGAGCGCAGCGCGCCCAGCCAGTGCGCCTCGCGCGGGGCGGAGCGCCAGGCCCGCGAGGGCTCCGAGAGCACGACCGAGAGCGCGCCGAGCACCCCGATCGCGTTGATGACCAGCAGCGCCGTGGCAGGCGACCAGAGGGCGACCAGGAGCGTCACGAGCAGGGGCCCCGCGGTGAACATGATCTCCTGCGCGACGGCGTCCATGGCGTAGGCCCGGTGCACCCGCTCCTCACCGCCCAGCACGCTCGGCCACAGCGCCCGCAGGCCGCCCTCCAGCGGGGGCGTGAAGAGACCGGCCACCGCCACCGCCGCGTAGGCGAGGGCGAGCGAGCCGGTCCCGGCCACGGCGAGGACGGCCATGCCGAGCGCGGAGACGACGGCGGCGGGCAGCTGGACGCGCGGCTGCCCGTACAGGTCCACCGCCCGGCCGAGCAGCGGCTGCCCGACCGCCGTGGCCAGCCCGTACACCGCCGCGAGCGCGCCCGCGATGCTGTAGCTGCCGCCCTCGGCCCGGACGAACAGCACGATTGCGATGCTCGCCGTGCCGTTCGGCAGCCGTCCCACCAGGGTGCCCGTCAACAGCCTGGCGGCGTGCCGCGCCCGGAGGATGTCCAGATATCCCGCGGCCATGTCCCGCCCCTCTCCCTCGGGTGCCTGTGCGGGCCTGCGAGGTTTTACGTATAACTTCCGGGTTCATACGTACCATGAGCCCGTCCGCAGGTCCACCTCACGGGCCTGAACCGAACGGCCCGGAGGCCCGCGTGACCAGCCCCGCACCCCCCGGCCCGCCCCGGCCCACCAGCCGTGACGTGGCCCGGGCCGCCGGCGTCTCCCAGGCCACGGTCTCGCTGGTGCTCGGCGACAAATGGCGGGGCCGGGTCTCCGAGGCCACCGCCGGCCGGGTCCGCGAGGCCGCCCGCGGCC
Proteins encoded in this window:
- a CDS encoding FKBP-type peptidyl-prolyl cis-trans isomerase; the protein is MSIEKPEIDFPGGEPPADLEIKDIWEGEGAEAKAGQTVSVHYVGVAFSTGEEFDASWNRGTPLQFQLGAGQVIAGWDKGVQGMKVGGRRQLTIPAHLAYGDRGAGGGAIAPGETLIFVCDLVAV
- a CDS encoding FKBP-type peptidyl-prolyl cis-trans isomerase, which codes for MRRLAGLLVVPLLLLSSAACGSDDDKGSDSASASASAPSKGGFPAITAGEKFGEKPTLAKGTGTPPKELKTKVISEGDGAKLKNGDVTQVNYLGQAYDSTKPFDNSFDRKQPFDLTLGAGMVIQGWEKGLVGQKVGSRVQLVIPPDLGYGAQGQGDIKPNATLVFVVDILKAKQIPASAKGTAVAQDNMDLPKVGTNTDGKAPSLTIPSKVTPPKKLVSNYVLESKGDVVKETDSVVVNYVAKLWKDGKEFDNTYTTGKTQTFPLAQVTLKGLKDGLVGKKIGSRVLLVVPPDQGLGDKEQSGVPANSTLVFAVDLLAKM
- the pafA gene encoding Pup--protein ligase, with protein sequence MDRRIFGLENEYGVTCTFRGQRRLSPDEVARYLFRRVVSWGRSSNVFLRNGARLYLDVGSHPEYATPECDNLTELVTHDKAGERILEGLLVDAERRLHEEGIAGDVYLFKNNTDSAGNSYGCHENYLVARHGEFSRLADILIPFLVTRQLICGAGKVLQTPRGAVYCVSQRAEHIWEGVSSATTRSRPIINTRDEPHADAERYRRLHVIVGDSNMSETTMLLKVGATDLVLRMIEAGTVMRDLTLENPIRAIREVSHDTTGQRKVRLASGREASAIEVQREYYEKAVDFVDRRGIRTGNVERVLELWGRTLDAIEAEDLDRIDTEIDWVMKYKLIERYRAKHNMTMSNPRVAQIDLAYHDIHRRRGLYYLLERKGQAARICNDLKIFEGKSVPPQTTRARLRGDFIRRAQEQRRDFTVDWVHLKLNDQAQRTVLCKDPFRSVDDRVEKLIAGM
- a CDS encoding MFS transporter gives rise to the protein MAAGYLDILRARHAARLLTGTLVGRLPNGTASIAIVLFVRAEGGSYSIAGALAAVYGLATAVGQPLLGRAVDLYGQPRVQLPAAVVSALGMAVLAVAGTGSLALAYAAVAVAGLFTPPLEGGLRALWPSVLGGEERVHRAYAMDAVAQEIMFTAGPLLVTLLVALWSPATALLVINAIGVLGALSVVLSEPSRAWRSAPREAHWLGALRSPGLLALLGSFFFVGLALGSITVAAMAYADDRGRESVYGWLMAALGLGALLGGVVYGARQWAGAPERRLRVIVALLAVGYLPLVLTPGPVAMTVLAAVSGVFLAPAVACSFIVVDRHAPRGTVTEAFSWLVTTFGVGAAVGTAVAGPAVELGGTAWSFAVAGAGGVAALLVLLATGSVLAAPARTAVAVHGSENDRNGAVEPGFSSGHQA